A stretch of the Candidatus Bathyarchaeota archaeon genome encodes the following:
- a CDS encoding AAA family ATPase: MSGSVFRDRGRLLPNFPIERYWGELPHRERQLKLLWNLYGDVLDRGGEAFLRVTQVIGPAGSGKTCTLRLFGSRFEEESRRQHIDLRHIYLNLKLEAGRKVVLYRTLLGKVDPSLVSASLSAEEMLRNLVKYLKENKRRILLTVDEIDYYVRRFNEEGIVYDLTRLNELTPSEPCGIVGVTFLARDKGFHEFLDQGELSTLGRLYIEFPPYNPAQIFDILERRAEDALRPGAYSTDVLEFIADVTARPPVNGDLRYALDLLLYSGRLADDEGADRILPEHVRRVHAESFHTVTTEDIEGLPDAERIALLAVARTLRFRKSPYASMREIRQMVEALCEELRLKPIGDVEELLQDLYDRGIIDVKGPARIGISGVALEDLDRFLKSLIARVGGSLVEP; encoded by the coding sequence TTGTCAGGGTCCGTCTTCAGGGATAGAGGCAGGCTTCTCCCCAACTTTCCAATTGAGAGGTATTGGGGTGAGCTGCCTCATAGGGAGAGGCAGCTTAAGCTGCTTTGGAACCTCTATGGAGATGTGCTGGATAGGGGTGGGGAGGCCTTCCTAAGGGTGACCCAAGTTATAGGACCCGCTGGCTCTGGTAAGACCTGCACCCTCAGACTATTCGGGAGCAGGTTCGAGGAGGAGTCGAGGAGGCAGCATATCGACCTCCGCCATATATACCTCAACCTTAAGTTGGAGGCAGGGAGAAAGGTTGTGCTTTATAGAACCCTTCTGGGAAAGGTAGACCCAAGCCTCGTCTCGGCGAGCCTGAGCGCCGAGGAGATGCTGAGGAACCTCGTGAAGTATCTCAAGGAGAATAAGAGGAGGATACTCCTGACAGTCGACGAGATAGACTACTATGTGAGGCGATTCAATGAAGAGGGGATAGTCTACGACCTGACGAGGCTTAATGAGCTCACCCCCTCGGAGCCCTGCGGGATCGTGGGGGTCACCTTCCTAGCCAGGGATAAGGGTTTCCACGAGTTCCTAGACCAAGGCGAGCTCAGCACCCTAGGAAGGCTCTATATAGAGTTCCCGCCCTACAACCCCGCTCAGATCTTTGACATACTCGAGAGGAGGGCAGAGGACGCTCTACGTCCGGGCGCATACTCAACCGATGTGCTCGAGTTCATAGCGGATGTCACTGCGAGGCCTCCAGTAAACGGCGACTTGAGATACGCCCTCGACCTTCTCCTGTACTCTGGGCGCCTGGCGGATGACGAGGGCGCGGACCGCATCCTTCCAGAGCATGTCAGAAGGGTTCACGCTGAGAGCTTCCACACGGTCACCACCGAGGATATAGAAGGCCTCCCCGACGCGGAGAGGATAGCCTTGCTGGCTGTAGCTAGAACCTTAAGGTTCAGGAAGTCTCCTTATGCCTCTATGAGGGAGATTAGGCAAATGGTTGAGGCTCTCTGTGAGGAGCTCCGATTAAAGCCTATAGGGGATGTTGAGGAGCTCTTGCAGGACCTCTATGATAGGGGGATAATAGATGTGAAGGGGCCCGCCAGGATAGGTATCAGCGGAGTGGCATTGGAGGACCTGGACAGGTTCCTTAAGAGCCTTATTGCTCGCGTGGGGGGAAGCCTAGTTGAGCCTTGA
- the radA gene encoding DNA repair and recombination protein RadA has product MVESLLAIERLKEANGIGPTTVGKLRQAGFYTVESVAVAPLRELMSRVGLGDEMALKVLDAARSMVSAEFIRANDLYKVRKTAQRLTTGSRALDSMLGGGIETQAITEFAGEFGSGKSQICMMLSVTCQLPKERGGLEGSTLFIDTEGTFSPQRVYAMAQGLGLDPEGALKRIIYSRAYNSDHQILLVDRCGEVIQEEGVRLLIVDSIVSHFRGEYLGRESLAERQQKLNLHIHKLLRLAEAYNLAVVVTNQVMANPGTYFGDPNRPAGGNILAHASTHRVYLRKCKANMRHATIIDSPSLPSNDEPAAFLITSKGIEDVPEKEGRISKGAFKEEDAEVTES; this is encoded by the coding sequence ATGGTTGAGTCGCTCTTGGCGATTGAGAGGCTAAAGGAGGCGAACGGCATAGGCCCGACCACCGTGGGGAAGCTCCGTCAGGCGGGCTTCTACACGGTGGAGAGCGTCGCTGTAGCCCCTTTAAGGGAGCTTATGAGCAGGGTGGGGCTGGGCGATGAGATGGCCCTGAAGGTTCTCGACGCGGCTAGGAGCATGGTCTCAGCAGAATTCATCAGGGCCAACGACCTCTACAAGGTGAGGAAGACCGCCCAGAGACTGACCACAGGGAGCAGGGCCCTAGACTCCATGCTGGGTGGTGGCATAGAGACCCAGGCGATAACAGAGTTCGCTGGAGAGTTCGGGTCTGGTAAGAGCCAGATATGCATGATGCTGAGCGTGACATGCCAGCTCCCGAAGGAGAGGGGCGGCCTTGAGGGGAGTACCCTCTTCATAGACACAGAGGGAACCTTCTCCCCCCAGAGGGTCTACGCCATGGCCCAAGGCCTAGGCCTGGACCCCGAGGGGGCCCTTAAAAGGATCATTTACAGCCGGGCATACAACAGCGACCACCAGATCCTCTTGGTCGACCGATGCGGTGAGGTTATCCAAGAGGAGGGTGTGAGGCTCCTGATCGTAGACTCCATCGTCAGCCACTTCAGGGGGGAGTACCTCGGGAGGGAGAGCTTGGCGGAGAGGCAGCAGAAGCTGAACCTGCACATTCACAAGCTGCTCAGGCTGGCGGAGGCCTATAACCTAGCCGTAGTTGTGACGAACCAGGTGATGGCAAACCCCGGGACTTACTTCGGAGACCCCAACAGGCCTGCTGGGGGGAACATCCTCGCCCACGCCTCAACCCACAGGGTCTACCTGAGGAAGTGCAAGGCAAACATGAGGCACGCCACGATAATCGATAGCCCGTCGCTCCCCTCGAACGATGAGCCCGCAGCCTTCCTGATAACCTCAAAGGGGATAGAGGATGTCCCGGAGAAGGAGGGGAGAATATCCAAAGGGGCATTCAAGGAAGAGGACGCGGAAGTAACTGAATCATAA
- a CDS encoding FkbM family methyltransferase gives MHNKFITLRYDKCLFILQDIRDLFPYYEIFFKNEYPLSIRKGDIVLDLGAHIGFFTVYAAKRAGKVIAVEPLPRNFSTLKKNVMLNHLDNVTLVNKAIADRTGYSHLTQEFLSSHLSKSGIPCRTITVDELLEELGVVPDVVKIDIEGAEVYCTESRRLAEAREICIETHGTHDLIERWLKSQNYSCSSYYYNPILIIEDILAQFRTDIASSKLLLRFLLSFIINFISSSNHFGNIKIIYGKKFT, from the coding sequence ATGCATAACAAGTTCATTACTCTAAGGTACGATAAGTGCCTCTTCATATTGCAGGATATAAGGGACTTATTTCCATACTATGAAATATTCTTTAAAAATGAGTATCCTCTCTCGATTAGAAAGGGTGACATCGTTTTAGACCTAGGTGCACATATAGGCTTCTTCACAGTTTATGCAGCTAAAAGGGCGGGGAAGGTCATCGCTGTTGAACCTCTCCCCCGCAACTTCTCCACCCTAAAAAAGAACGTGATGCTTAACCACCTCGATAATGTAACTTTGGTGAACAAGGCCATCGCTGACAGGACTGGCTATAGCCATTTGACCCAGGAGTTTTTATCTAGCCACCTTTCCAAAAGTGGCATCCCATGCAGAACGATTACAGTTGACGAACTATTAGAAGAGCTTGGGGTGGTTCCAGATGTGGTTAAGATCGATATAGAGGGAGCTGAAGTCTACTGCACAGAGTCAAGAAGACTTGCCGAGGCTAGGGAGATCTGCATAGAAACCCATGGAACTCATGACCTCATCGAAAGGTGGCTTAAAAGCCAAAACTACTCGTGTTCAAGCTATTACTACAACCCCATACTCATAATTGAGGATATTCTGGCACAATTCAGAACGGATATAGCATCGTCTAAACTACTATTAAGATTTCTATTGAGCTTTATAATAAATTTCATCTCAAGCTCTAATCACTTTGGTAACATAAAAATAATATATGGTAAAAAGTTCACATAA
- a CDS encoding threonyl-tRNA synthetase editing domain-containing protein: MRVLQIHCSEFQYEVKRETPVAEQPPNPRSEKLENVLACFICFEKQDENRIEEILGRFLEGLRVDTERIGCRRVLLYPYAHLSKSLGSPRLAREFLSRMEKVLAGEGFEVHRSPFGWYKAFTLSCIGHPLAEAYREF, from the coding sequence ATGAGGGTTCTCCAGATCCACTGCTCAGAGTTCCAGTATGAGGTTAAGAGGGAGACGCCTGTGGCTGAGCAGCCTCCAAACCCCAGGAGTGAGAAACTTGAGAACGTCTTGGCCTGCTTCATATGTTTCGAGAAGCAGGATGAGAATAGGATTGAGGAGATACTCGGCAGGTTCTTGGAGGGGTTGAGGGTGGACACGGAGAGGATAGGGTGTCGCAGGGTGCTCCTATATCCATACGCCCATCTATCCAAGAGCCTCGGCTCCCCCCGCCTGGCCAGGGAGTTCCTATCAAGGATGGAGAAGGTTTTAGCCGGAGAGGGATTCGAGGTTCACAGGTCACCCTTCGGGTGGTACAAGGCCTTCACCCTGAGCTGTATAGGCCACCCCCTAGCTGAAGCATACAGGGAGTTCTAG
- a CDS encoding sodium ion-translocating decarboxylase subunit beta, which translates to MGLWQLAGNLLMMGVGLVLIYLAISKGYEPLLLLPIGFGSLLANIPQGGLASSGGLLYLLRAYGIETEILPALLFVGIGAMCDFSGLIAHPGLLALAFAGQLGIFVTLNLALLLGFSPLEAGSISIIGAMDGPTAIIVAKRFAPHLLGPVAVSAYSYMSMVPLLQTPLSRLITTRGERLARMEFPAEEEAPSRLRVVFPIAVFLASSLIAPQGALLMGCLMLGNLMKESGVVKRLHETAERELEDIVLLLLGLSIGGTMEAEAFLNPTTVMVFALGLAAFTSSIVLGLLIGKILYHLTGGRFNPLLGACGISAFPIAARVAHLLGRKEDPDNWLLPYALAINMGGQIASVAAGGAILTYAPVILSMLG; encoded by the coding sequence ATGGGTTTGTGGCAGCTGGCCGGAAACCTCCTCATGATGGGTGTCGGACTCGTCCTGATATATCTGGCGATCTCCAAGGGCTACGAGCCTCTGCTCCTCCTCCCGATAGGCTTCGGTTCCCTCTTGGCTAACATACCTCAAGGTGGGCTCGCCTCTTCTGGAGGCCTCCTCTACCTCCTCAGGGCGTATGGCATAGAGACCGAGATCCTCCCGGCCCTCCTATTCGTCGGTATAGGAGCCATGTGCGACTTCTCAGGTCTAATAGCCCATCCGGGCCTACTGGCCCTAGCCTTTGCGGGCCAGCTTGGCATATTCGTGACCTTGAACCTCGCCCTCCTCCTAGGCTTCAGCCCCCTAGAGGCTGGTAGCATCTCCATAATAGGGGCCATGGATGGGCCCACAGCCATAATAGTAGCGAAGAGGTTCGCCCCCCACCTATTAGGGCCCGTCGCCGTCTCTGCCTACTCCTACATGTCGATGGTCCCCCTCCTCCAAACCCCTCTATCCCGCCTCATCACCACCAGAGGGGAGCGCCTAGCCAGGATGGAGTTCCCGGCGGAGGAGGAGGCCCCGAGCAGGCTAAGGGTGGTCTTCCCCATCGCAGTCTTCCTAGCCTCGAGCCTGATAGCCCCCCAGGGAGCCCTCCTTATGGGCTGCCTGATGCTGGGGAACCTGATGAAGGAGAGCGGGGTCGTCAAGAGGCTCCATGAGACAGCCGAGAGGGAGCTTGAGGACATCGTCCTTCTGCTCCTAGGCCTCTCGATCGGAGGGACCATGGAGGCCGAGGCCTTCCTCAACCCGACGACGGTGATGGTCTTCGCCCTGGGCCTGGCCGCCTTCACCTCCTCAATAGTCCTAGGCCTGCTCATCGGGAAGATCCTCTATCACCTCACAGGGGGAAGGTTCAACCCCCTTCTGGGGGCCTGCGGTATATCGGCCTTTCCCATCGCCGCCAGGGTGGCTCATCTCCTTGGGAGGAAGGAGGACCCTGACAACTGGCTCCTACCCTACGCCCTAGCTATAAACATGGGGGGCCAGATAGCCTCGGTGGCGGCTGGGGGAGCCATCCTGACCTATGCCCCGGTTATCCTCTCCATGCTGGGCTGA
- a CDS encoding biotin/lipoyl-binding protein gives MKRKFRVKIGDETFIVEVEEIREEGEPPQIRPISVSERPVRTAPSGGLVLAPMPGVVAEVRVKVGDEVKAGAPLLVLEAMKMENEIFAPLDGVVKEVYVEVGARVGKGERLLLIS, from the coding sequence ATGAAGAGAAAATTCAGGGTGAAGATAGGAGATGAAACCTTCATAGTCGAGGTTGAGGAGATCAGAGAGGAGGGAGAACCTCCCCAGATTAGACCCATATCCGTATCGGAGCGCCCCGTGAGAACCGCCCCATCCGGTGGGCTTGTTCTGGCCCCCATGCCAGGGGTGGTCGCTGAGGTGAGGGTTAAAGTCGGGGATGAGGTGAAGGCCGGTGCCCCCCTCCTGGTCCTTGAGGCCATGAAGATGGAGAACGAGATATTCGCCCCCCTAGATGGGGTGGTGAAGGAGGTCTATGTGGAGGTTGGCGCAAGGGTTGGAAAGGGGGAGAGGCTCCTCCTAATTTCCTGA
- the argF gene encoding ornithine carbamoyltransferase — MRASFRGRDFLTLMDYTPKEIEVFLEVADDLKRKWVRREPHEYLRGRTIAMIFEKHSTRTRFSFQAGIAHLGAQSFYATPETMQLARGEPIKDTARVIDRYCDALVIRTYGQDIVEEYARYMKNPVINALTDLVHPCQALADLLTIKEHKGRIRGLKLAYVGDPWNVCHSLMVASSLMGMNMYMALPRGWSPNKRVMDFAEENSKRYGSEIVVTEDLREALEGADVVYANTFHSMGHKDIEERKKAFAGYQINRETLSWAKPEAIFMHCLPGYRGEEMTDEVIEGPQSAVWDQAENRMHTEKAVLALVVP; from the coding sequence TTGAGAGCCAGTTTTAGAGGTAGAGACTTCCTGACGCTGATGGACTATACCCCCAAGGAGATTGAGGTGTTCCTAGAGGTCGCTGACGACCTGAAGCGTAAATGGGTGAGGAGGGAGCCCCATGAGTACCTGAGGGGTAGGACCATAGCGATGATCTTCGAGAAGCATAGCACAAGAACCCGCTTCAGCTTCCAGGCCGGAATAGCCCACCTGGGCGCCCAGAGCTTCTACGCGACCCCCGAGACGATGCAGCTTGCTCGTGGCGAACCTATAAAGGATACGGCCAGGGTGATTGACCGCTACTGTGATGCTCTGGTGATAAGGACATATGGACAGGATATAGTTGAGGAGTATGCCAGATATATGAAGAACCCAGTGATAAACGCATTAACAGACCTCGTCCATCCATGCCAGGCCCTTGCAGACCTCCTCACCATCAAGGAGCATAAGGGGAGGATCAGGGGGTTGAAGCTGGCCTATGTTGGGGATCCATGGAATGTCTGCCACTCCCTAATGGTGGCCAGCAGCCTCATGGGGATGAACATGTATATGGCACTGCCAAGGGGGTGGAGCCCGAATAAGAGGGTCATGGACTTCGCGGAGGAGAACTCAAAGAGATACGGCTCAGAGATCGTCGTGACGGAGGACCTGAGGGAGGCCTTAGAAGGGGCTGACGTGGTATACGCGAACACCTTCCACAGCATGGGCCACAAGGATATCGAGGAGAGAAAGAAGGCCTTTGCAGGCTACCAGATAAACAGGGAGACGTTGAGCTGGGCGAAGCCCGAAGCCATCTTCATGCACTGCCTCCCAGGATACCGAGGGGAGGAGATGACTGACGAGGTGATAGAGGGGCCCCAGAGCGCCGTCTGGGACCAGGCTGAGAACAGGATGCACACGGAGAAGGCGGTTCTAGCCCTAGTCGTACCCTGA
- a CDS encoding AbrB/MazE/SpoVT family DNA-binding domain-containing protein has translation MEKGRITIPQEVRARLGLKKGDEVKFLLGGSSV, from the coding sequence TTGGAGAAGGGCAGGATCACAATACCTCAGGAGGTGAGAGCCCGTTTAGGACTTAAAAAGGGTGACGAGGTGAAATTCTTACTGGGGGGATCATCCGTCTAG
- a CDS encoding PIN domain-containing protein, translated as MNYFTCTPDKINCVWEDSIRAFTYRLRYGLGFNDATNVAIMERKNISKLYSFDKVFDNVPWLKRDEA; from the coding sequence ATTAATTACTTCACTTGTACACCTGATAAGATTAATTGTGTTTGGGAGGATTCAATTAGAGCTTTCACTTATCGGTTGAGATATGGTTTAGGATTTAATGATGCCACAAATGTAGCAATCATGGAAAGAAAAAACATTTCAAAATTATATTCCTTCGATAAAGTTTTTGATAATGTTCCTTGGCTAAAGAGAGATGAAGCATAA
- a CDS encoding 50S ribosome-binding GTPase gives MVTNLPQEAKNKWNEVAQTRNPEERLRLMQEFLSLVPKHKGTEKLCAHVRTQISQLREEIERRKQMKRGTAPSYFIEKQGAAQVVILGPTNVGRSSLLRAVTGSNPEVAPYPFTTRLPVPGMLPYMDIQFQLVEAPPIVQGASEGRGDGNRVLSLARNADGLIIMVDLTQDPVENYLTVVGELEKARIQTTKPEGCVEIRRRGHGSDIQFIWEGELVGTTPEEVVGLLKEYRITSALVRIKGRVTIDLVEDAVFGSSVYRPTIILANKVDMALSLDGLNQLKEAAKPHEVLAISAHKTPNLSELLGRKLFEMLGIIRIYTKEPGREPSPVPIVWKGRTTVAEVAKALHTDFYKRFKYARLWGPSSKFPGEKVGLDRELSDGDIIELHV, from the coding sequence ATGGTTACCAATCTCCCCCAAGAGGCTAAGAACAAGTGGAACGAGGTGGCTCAGACTAGGAATCCCGAGGAGAGGCTCAGGTTAATGCAGGAGTTCCTCTCCCTTGTTCCGAAGCACAAGGGGACCGAGAAGCTCTGCGCCCACGTCAGAACCCAGATCTCCCAGCTTAGGGAGGAGATAGAGAGGAGGAAGCAGATGAAGAGGGGGACAGCCCCCTCATACTTCATAGAGAAGCAGGGTGCAGCCCAGGTAGTAATTTTAGGGCCTACCAATGTTGGTAGGAGCAGCCTCCTTAGAGCCGTGACAGGGTCCAACCCGGAGGTGGCACCATACCCATTCACGACCAGACTTCCAGTCCCGGGGATGCTTCCCTACATGGACATCCAGTTCCAGCTCGTCGAGGCCCCACCGATCGTCCAAGGGGCCTCTGAAGGGAGGGGGGATGGGAACAGGGTTTTAAGCCTTGCGAGGAATGCGGACGGATTAATAATAATGGTAGACCTCACCCAGGACCCTGTTGAGAACTACCTGACTGTGGTGGGGGAGCTGGAGAAGGCGAGGATCCAGACCACAAAACCCGAGGGCTGCGTGGAGATCAGGAGAAGGGGGCACGGCTCAGATATACAGTTCATCTGGGAGGGGGAGCTTGTTGGGACAACCCCTGAGGAGGTGGTGGGGCTCCTCAAGGAGTATAGGATAACCTCAGCCCTCGTCAGGATAAAGGGGCGTGTAACCATCGACTTGGTGGAGGACGCCGTCTTCGGGAGCTCCGTCTACAGGCCCACCATCATATTGGCCAATAAGGTTGATATGGCCCTGAGCCTGGATGGCCTCAACCAGTTAAAGGAGGCTGCGAAACCCCATGAGGTACTGGCCATCTCGGCCCATAAGACCCCCAACCTCTCAGAGCTGTTAGGAAGGAAATTATTCGAGATGCTCGGGATAATCAGAATATACACTAAGGAGCCTGGGAGGGAACCTTCCCCGGTCCCCATAGTTTGGAAGGGGCGGACGACTGTAGCCGAAGTGGCTAAAGCACTGCACACAGACTTCTATAAAAGGTTCAAGTACGCTAGGCTTTGGGGGCCGAGTTCAAAGTTCCCGGGGGAGAAGGTCGGCCTAGACAGGGAACTCTCAGATGGGGACATCATAGAACTTCACGTATAA
- a CDS encoding 2-hydroxymuconate tautomerase family protein yields MPIVHVFVWKGFSNDAKKKVIAGITKVFADMGIPNEAVEVLIHEVPKENWGVGGEQASEKLKDVRIP; encoded by the coding sequence GTGCCTATTGTCCATGTTTTTGTCTGGAAGGGGTTTTCGAACGATGCTAAGAAGAAGGTGATAGCGGGCATAACCAAGGTTTTCGCTGATATGGGTATACCTAATGAAGCGGTTGAGGTCTTGATCCATGAGGTTCCTAAGGAGAATTGGGGGGTTGGTGGAGAGCAGGCTAGCGAGAAGCTAAAGGATGTAAGGATACCATAA
- a CDS encoding MBL fold metallo-hydrolase, with protein MEIVEGVHLIEGGYANVYLIINGDELTLVDTGMPWNTENILRYVNRIGRTPSDICKILLTHHHIDHVGCAGKLRERTGGEIAIHKDDASFVEGRETPPAPKGTAGLIFRVLSPLLRFKPIRPDLILEEGEEVEGLRVIHTPGHTPGSISLYEPVRKVLFVGDALRFIGGRLKGPPQSFTQDMGLALRSIEKISNLEFDIMLSGHGDPLGPEANEKIRKFYSSVRGKVQ; from the coding sequence ATGGAGATCGTTGAAGGAGTCCATCTGATCGAGGGGGGCTATGCAAATGTCTACCTCATAATCAATGGGGATGAGCTGACCTTGGTTGATACAGGTATGCCCTGGAACACTGAGAATATCCTGAGATATGTAAATAGAATAGGGAGGACCCCATCTGACATATGTAAGATCCTTTTGACCCACCATCATATAGACCATGTCGGATGTGCGGGGAAGCTGAGAGAGAGGACGGGTGGAGAGATAGCCATACATAAGGATGACGCCAGCTTCGTTGAGGGGAGGGAGACCCCTCCAGCGCCGAAGGGGACGGCCGGCCTTATCTTCAGAGTTCTATCTCCACTCCTAAGGTTCAAGCCCATCAGGCCCGACTTGATACTTGAGGAGGGTGAGGAGGTTGAGGGGCTTAGGGTAATTCACACACCTGGCCACACACCTGGAAGCATCTCCCTATACGAACCGGTGAGGAAGGTCCTCTTCGTAGGCGATGCCTTAAGGTTCATAGGGGGTAGGCTAAAGGGCCCCCCTCAAAGTTTCACACAGGATATGGGACTGGCCTTAAGGTCGATCGAGAAGATCTCAAACCTGGAATTCGATATCATGCTGAGCGGACACGGAGACCCTCTAGGACCCGAGGCAAATGAGAAAATAAGGAAATTCTACTCTTCTGTAAGAGGAAAGGTCCAATAA
- a CDS encoding MFS transporter: MESILPRAIPRGAVWFLAGRVMSGLGDGITSIVVQLYLVELGFNAGELGLAFMLKFAGAAIVTIPAGYLADRYRRDIVLSLGLMLFIPGIILFIVSRTLEILVLSLLLIGLSDAAFVVLTPLYSSFFKEGDMDRAFSLDGFLSIASLSVGSLFGLIPPILASNLGFRVLDSYWVLLIIAVIFYIARFPLYINSIRSLGKLQRGGVSRLSVRSKDVVAGFVLLTVLLNLGYGVFFNLLPYYAYRRFGAKSDVLGLLFSLSYIISAVANFIAGRVSERFGSISLIVTCFGLCAPIYLSISQAPSISWASILILIRLGLANLASPLTTSLFMKLLEEGEKATANGILMTASIGSTAFATWLGGVLMERDLSLPIYLGSSLYALYASVFYLLMRGKNKKPQFRPLQI, translated from the coding sequence TTGGAGTCTATACTGCCTAGAGCAATCCCTAGGGGGGCCGTATGGTTCCTTGCGGGGAGGGTGATGAGCGGACTCGGAGATGGCATAACGAGTATAGTTGTTCAGCTCTACCTTGTCGAGCTGGGCTTCAATGCAGGTGAACTAGGCCTAGCCTTCATGCTCAAGTTTGCGGGAGCAGCTATTGTAACCATCCCCGCCGGATACCTCGCTGACAGGTATAGAAGGGATATTGTACTCTCCCTTGGTTTGATGCTCTTTATCCCTGGGATAATCCTCTTCATCGTCTCTAGAACCCTGGAGATCCTTGTCCTCTCACTGCTCCTAATTGGCCTCAGCGATGCTGCCTTCGTTGTTTTAACCCCTCTATACTCCTCCTTCTTCAAAGAGGGGGATATGGACAGGGCCTTCAGCCTAGATGGGTTCCTGAGCATCGCCTCCCTCTCTGTTGGAAGCCTCTTCGGCCTTATCCCACCAATACTGGCGTCGAATCTTGGCTTCAGGGTTCTGGACTCCTACTGGGTGCTCCTCATCATCGCCGTCATCTTCTACATCGCTAGGTTCCCATTGTACATAAATTCGATTAGGAGTCTTGGTAAACTCCAAAGAGGTGGGGTCTCAAGGCTTAGTGTAAGGTCAAAAGATGTTGTAGCGGGGTTTGTGCTTCTCACAGTTCTCCTAAACTTGGGATATGGGGTCTTCTTCAACCTCCTCCCATACTACGCTTACAGGAGGTTCGGAGCCAAGTCTGATGTCCTTGGATTACTCTTTTCCCTTTCCTACATCATCTCTGCGGTGGCCAACTTCATTGCTGGAAGAGTTTCTGAGAGGTTTGGAAGCATTAGCCTCATAGTAACCTGCTTCGGCCTCTGCGCCCCGATTTACCTTAGTATCTCCCAAGCCCCAAGTATCTCTTGGGCATCTATCCTAATCCTCATACGCTTAGGCCTAGCCAACCTGGCCTCACCTTTAACCACATCACTATTCATGAAGCTCCTAGAGGAGGGTGAGAAGGCAACTGCAAACGGGATACTCATGACAGCCTCGATTGGAAGCACCGCCTTTGCGACTTGGCTAGGGGGAGTTCTCATGGAGAGGGATCTAAGCCTCCCAATATACTTAGGTTCAAGTCTCTACGCCCTATACGCCTCTGTCTTCTACCTCTTAATGAGGGGGAAGAATAAAAAGCCTCAATTTAGACCTCTTCAAATATAG
- the lsrF gene encoding 3-hydroxy-5-phosphonooxypentane-2,4-dione thiolase yields the protein MVRPMDWGMKNRLSRIIKPSTGRSLVLPIDHGYFQGPTRRLENPWRTVKPLLPYLDALMLTRGILRSCIDPQIEAPIILRVSGGTSIVGPALSDEAVTTSVVEALRLNASAVAFSIYVGTEHEHQTLTSLAQLVDECEDYGIPVLAVTAVGRELEKREARYLALSCRIAAELGARFVKTYYCEGFEKVVEGCPVPVLIAGGPKMDTELEALETAYNAIQAGAVGVVMGRNIWQSDHSVAMIRAVRAIVHEGATPREAYDLFMSLKTGE from the coding sequence ATGGTGAGGCCCATGGATTGGGGTATGAAGAACAGGCTCTCGAGGATCATAAAGCCCAGCACTGGTAGATCCCTCGTCCTCCCGATAGACCATGGATACTTCCAGGGCCCAACGAGGAGGTTGGAGAATCCTTGGAGGACCGTCAAGCCTCTGCTCCCCTACTTGGATGCCCTCATGCTCACCAGGGGGATCCTGAGATCCTGCATAGACCCCCAGATAGAGGCTCCCATCATCCTTAGGGTCTCGGGAGGAACTAGCATAGTGGGCCCAGCCCTCTCTGATGAGGCGGTGACAACCTCCGTTGTGGAGGCCTTGAGGCTTAACGCCTCGGCGGTGGCCTTCTCAATATATGTTGGAACAGAGCATGAACATCAGACCCTCACAAGCCTAGCTCAGCTCGTCGATGAGTGTGAGGACTATGGGATACCCGTCTTAGCAGTCACCGCGGTGGGTAGGGAGTTGGAGAAAAGGGAGGCCAGATACCTAGCCCTGAGCTGCAGGATAGCTGCTGAGCTTGGAGCCCGCTTCGTGAAGACCTACTACTGCGAGGGGTTTGAGAAGGTGGTTGAGGGATGTCCCGTCCCGGTCCTAATCGCTGGGGGACCTAAGATGGATACGGAGCTTGAGGCCCTAGAGACAGCCTATAATGCCATCCAAGCTGGAGCTGTTGGAGTGGTGATGGGCCGGAACATCTGGCAGAGCGACCACTCGGTAGCGATGATAAGGGCAGTTAGGGCGATTGTCCATGAGGGAGCTACCCCGAGAGAGGCCTACGACCTCTTCATGAGCCTGAAAACAGGAGAATGA